The nucleotide sequence GTCAGCCGAGCGACAGTACCGGGGGGCGTAGAAGTGAGGGATGAAGATGTCCTGCGCTTCGCTCCCGCCTCTCTGGGGAGCAATACCAGTGGCGTCTGGTCGATCTATGTGGACGGTAGCGATCTTGGCCTAGACACCAGTAGCAGTGAAGATGTCACGGCGATCGCTTTGGACGATGCAGGTAACCTTCACCTATCTACTTTGGGCAGCTTTTCGGTACCGGGGGTCAGTGGTGCCGATGAAGATGTTGTTGTCTTTACCCCTTCTTCTACAGGGCCAGTTACTGCGGGCAGTTTCCAGCCAGACTTATTTTTTGACGGTAGCCTTCTAGGCATCAGTGGCGATATTCGAGGGTTGGATCTGGCGATCGGATTTGGTGGAGGATCTGGCGGCGAATCTGAGCCGGTTAACAGCTCGCCCGTCGCCAGCGATGACAGTTTTATTCTGGATGCCGGGACTACCTTTACAGCCAGTGCGCCGGGGGTACTGGCCAATGACAGCGATGCCGATGGCGACCCACTTGCTGTGAATTTGCTCGGCGGTGTCAGCAACGGTTCTCTGGTCTTTAACAGTGACGGTTCTTTTAGCTACACCCCAGATGTGGGGTTCAGCGGTGCAGACAGCTTTAGCTACGCAGTTAGCGATGGGCTGGCCAGCGATAGTGCCACCGTCGAGCTAGTGGTGAATGCCCCAGTCACCTCTGAATTCAATATTGAGTTTGTCTTCACTGATGGCAACTTGACCCCGAGCCAACAGGCCATATTTGATGGCGCAGCGAGTCGCTGGGAAGAAATTATCACGGGCGATATCCCCGATGTTTTTGTGTCTGGCATTGGGCTCGTGGATGACTTGGCGATCGAGGTGAGCACCCCTTTCATTGATGGAGTCGGCAGCATCCTCGGTCAGGCGGGACCGACCAGCCTCCGTTCGGGCTCGTTTCTACCTGCAGCGGGTATTGTGCAATTCGATGCTGCCGATGTCAGCAACTTGGAGGCCAACGGCCAGCTAGATGAAGTGGTTTTGCACGAGATCGGCCACGTCTTGGGCATCGGTACCATTTGGGAGTTTACGGGTCTTTTGGTTGGGGGCGGCTCAGCCGATCCGCGCTTTGTCGGCCAGCAGGCCACAGCTGAGTACAACAGCATTTTTGGCCTCAATGAGTCCTCCGTTCCGGTCGAGAATACGGGCGGTCCGGGCACGCGAGATTCCCACTGGCGGGAGTCGATCTTCGATAACGAACTGCTGACGGGTTTTCTCGACTCCGGCAGGCCCAACCCCCTCAGCCGAATTACGGTCGGATCGCTCGCAGATTTAGGATACAGCGTGAATTTGGCTGCCGCCGATCCCTATTTGCCACCCTCTCTAGTGGCAGGGGCTCAGTTCGATGCTGCATTGACCGATCGAGAAGCCGCTTTTGCTGCTCGGGGCGCTAGGTTCGCGGCTCGGGAATCTGCCTTTGCTGCTCGGGGTGCTGCTGTATCGGGCCCTCCCTCGATCGAGGAGGAATTCTTGCCAGCGACTGCAAGCCCCGCTCAAATTATCCCGCTGACGGATATTGAACTGACCTTCGTCTAGCCCGAAGGGGATTTTGGCGGTTTGAGAGATTTGTAGAGGAGTAGTTGAGGACTCATCCCCAATGCAGTCCAAGGGTTGGGCTGACGACCCAGGGTGCTGTAGCCCGCTCGAGTATAGAGACTTCGAGCGGAACCATTGCTATCGAGTACGTGCAGGTAAATACACTCCCCTCCCCACCCGATCGCCACCGCTTCGGCCCCTACCAATAATTGGCTCGCTACTCCCTGCCGTCGCCAATGGGGCAGTACGGCTAAGTTGGCAATATAGGGATGGCGCTGGCGATCGCCCAATAGACTGGAAGACGTCCTGCGCAGGCCAATTTCTAACGTGCCCACCAGCCGTTCCCGCACCCAAGCTCCCAAACAGCAGTAATGGGGATTGCCCCCTTGCAAGCGGCGTCTGCTATCTTCCCGAATGCTCCAGCGCAACAGCGGCCACACCAGCCCCTGAACTCCCACTCGCGGATGAAACGATCGCGCTAAAACGTCGGCTATCTCGTCCAACTGCTCCAATCTCGCCGGATAGACCGAGACGGCGATCGCAGCGGGCCTCGATGGCGATTCCGAACGAGGCCGGGACGGTGAGGTCGGGGAGGGATCTCGATGGGAGGGGTGGGTGGTCATTGACAGATAAGCTCGACCCATTTAGATGGCAGCCGGAGCGCAATGCGATCGCAAGCTGTTGTTCTATCTCAGGGTAATTCCCTTTGCAAGTGCGAGGCTCCTGACGTTACCCACCGAAACCCATTAAAGTAGGAAAGTAAGCTCTATCCCCTGTTCGATCGCCATTCCAACCGAGCCCGTACCCACAGCCATGACGTCAACCGTTACTGCCACTCAGCCATACTCCACCACCACTGCCCCCGAGACCGAAGTCGCAGTGGGCATGTCCGGTGGTGTCGATAGTTCCACTGCCGCTGCGGTTCTGCAAGAGCAGGGCTATCGGGTGGAAGGGATTACCCTCTGGCTGATGAAGGGCAAGGGCCAATGCTGCTCGGAAGGCATGGTGGATGCCGTGCAAGTATGCGACCAATTGGGCGTTCCCCATCATGTCGTCGATTCTCGCGAGGCGTTTGAAAGCGCGATCGTCAATTATTTGGTCGAGGGCTATGCCGGTGGCACCACGCCTTTGCCCTGCTCTCGCTGCAATACGACGGTCAAATTTGGTCCCATGATTCACTATGCCCGCGAAACCTTGGGCATTGACACCATCGCCACCGGCCACTACGCTCGCATTCGCTATGCCCCCGAGGGCGATCGCTGGCAGTTATTGCGGGCGATCGATCGCAACAAAGACCAGTCCTATTTTCTCTACGATCTCAGACAGCAGCACCTAGCCCACACCCTGTTCCCATTAGGAGAATGGCCGAAGTCGGAAACCCGCCGCGTTGCCGCTCGACTCAACCTACATACGGCAGACAAACCCGAAAGCCAGGATTTGTGCTTGGTGGAAGCCCACGGTTCGATGCAATCGTTTTTGGATCGCTATATTCCCCCTGCTAAAGGGGAAATTGTCGATCTGTCGGGCCGAGTTCTGGGCTATCACGAGGGCGTGCATCACTACACCATCGGTCAGCGCAAAGGGTTAGGCATCGCTGCCCCCCAACCGCTATACGTCATTCGCCTCGATCCGGCCCTCAATCGCGTCGTGGTGGGGCCGCGAGAGCAGGCCACTCAGCCTGAGGCGATCGCCCGCAACGTCAATTGGGTATCGATGGAGCGCCCAGACGGCCCTCTGCGGGCCGAGGTGCAAATTCGCTATCGGTCTGAGCCCGTGCCGGCGACGATTACTCCCCTGCAGGACGATACTGGACGGCTATCCCGCGCCCGCATTGTCTTTGACGAGCCTCAGTTTGGCGTCACCCCCGGTCAGGCAGCCGTGTGGTATGACGGCGATCTGTTGTTAGGCGGTGGTTTATTGGAGCGGTGCATTGCATAGATCGCTCGTCCCTCAGGGCAAATGCATACTCAGGTCGAGAGAATAGTAAGCGATAGTTATTTTCCCATCCAGCATTGAGGCCAAGTGCCTAGAGGCCGCCTTTGGCGGAGGAATCCTGACGTAAGAGGTTGGAACCTACATACCAACCCAGATCTGGGGCAAATTGGCAAGACGTATCAGAGACGACATAAGACAATGGTCGGCAGAGGTCTGTCAGGAATCAGAGATTGAAATCGATGAAAGGCTTCGATAAACCTCGTCTAAGCAGAGACCCGTAGTTTTGAGAATGTGTCTATTAGACCCTCTCACTAGCGCTGTGGTTCGCTGCATTAGCCCCC is from Synechococcus sp. PCC 7336 and encodes:
- a CDS encoding Ig-like domain-containing protein; this translates as MNDSSFFFSLNSKTTVNGSTFEDEDIIFFDGQSFSTFFDGSDLGLDGLEIDAFDVISNTEILLSFTTETTIDGIAIDDSDLVKFTASQLGNTTEGSFELFFDASDVGLTASSEDVDGVQMLEDGSLLISTVSRATVPGGVEVRDEDVLRFAPASLGSNTSGVWSIYVDGSDLGLDTSSSEDVTAIALDDAGNLHLSTLGSFSVPGVSGADEDVVVFTPSSTGPVTAGSFQPDLFFDGSLLGISGDIRGLDLAIGFGGGSGGESEPVNSSPVASDDSFILDAGTTFTASAPGVLANDSDADGDPLAVNLLGGVSNGSLVFNSDGSFSYTPDVGFSGADSFSYAVSDGLASDSATVELVVNAPVTSEFNIEFVFTDGNLTPSQQAIFDGAASRWEEIITGDIPDVFVSGIGLVDDLAIEVSTPFIDGVGSILGQAGPTSLRSGSFLPAAGIVQFDAADVSNLEANGQLDEVVLHEIGHVLGIGTIWEFTGLLVGGGSADPRFVGQQATAEYNSIFGLNESSVPVENTGGPGTRDSHWRESIFDNELLTGFLDSGRPNPLSRITVGSLADLGYSVNLAAADPYLPPSLVAGAQFDAALTDREAAFAARGARFAARESAFAARGAAVSGPPSIEEEFLPATASPAQIIPLTDIELTFV
- a CDS encoding GNAT family N-acetyltransferase — protein: MTTHPSHRDPSPTSPSRPRSESPSRPAAIAVSVYPARLEQLDEIADVLARSFHPRVGVQGLVWPLLRWSIREDSRRRLQGGNPHYCCLGAWVRERLVGTLEIGLRRTSSSLLGDRQRHPYIANLAVLPHWRRQGVASQLLVGAEAVAIGWGGECIYLHVLDSNGSARSLYTRAGYSTLGRQPNPWTALGMSPQLLLYKSLKPPKSPSG
- the mnmA gene encoding tRNA 2-thiouridine(34) synthase MnmA: MTSTVTATQPYSTTTAPETEVAVGMSGGVDSSTAAAVLQEQGYRVEGITLWLMKGKGQCCSEGMVDAVQVCDQLGVPHHVVDSREAFESAIVNYLVEGYAGGTTPLPCSRCNTTVKFGPMIHYARETLGIDTIATGHYARIRYAPEGDRWQLLRAIDRNKDQSYFLYDLRQQHLAHTLFPLGEWPKSETRRVAARLNLHTADKPESQDLCLVEAHGSMQSFLDRYIPPAKGEIVDLSGRVLGYHEGVHHYTIGQRKGLGIAAPQPLYVIRLDPALNRVVVGPREQATQPEAIARNVNWVSMERPDGPLRAEVQIRYRSEPVPATITPLQDDTGRLSRARIVFDEPQFGVTPGQAAVWYDGDLLLGGGLLERCIA